GATAACATCATCCCCACTGATGTGAACTGAAAGCATTAATATTAtcttaattcaaaacttatgtggccccggGAATATTTAAATTGTGGGCGTACAATCCTTGCGTTTTCCGAACAATTTAGTATTATATCCGGCTTATTTTTTGCCCGGCGTCCTAAATTGATCTAAAAAGACGGATGCACGGATGgataaacatcgcggtgggcccacataggtttTAGTGCAGGAATGCGAAAGGCCCACGTCCACAGATCCGGACGCGGATTATCCACTGACAGGTTGACTAGCTAGACTGACCACTGAAGTCACGACGTCACTGAGTTTCGTGAACCCcgacatgatgtatttgttgtatctatTCCATTTACCCattcatttgaagagatcatttcatGATATCATACAAAAAATTGAGGCCATCCAAAGCTGGagtagacccaccacagaaaacagcgaggAAAgtaacgcccactgttgaaaccttccaaaagtccctcatgatgttttatttgagatccaaattTTTTATGAGTTAACGAAGACatgaaataagtaaaaatatacatattaacttgatcaaaaactttcgaGGCTATTAGAAGTTTTCTATGATTGGCATCACTCCCCTTACTGTTtttagtggtggggtccactcaagatttggatttaattaattttttttgctcatttcctaaaatgatctctccaaatggatggacggtgtggatacaaaacacacgtcatggtggcctACAGAACTCAGTGACGTCACTTCCGTAGCGAGTCTACCTAACTGTTGTTAgttcgtgcgaagacgagcgctgacgctcctcgatctccagGTTGTACAAACGGttaaaaggatatcaaagttacatggacttAATAACGATGTACTTataatatctacaccgttcaacaatttagtgagatcattttaaatcttaattccaaaaatgagtaatttccaaggctcaaatgtaccacaccacaaatagctgtggtacaatgattctcactgttaaaacattcgtaggcccaccgtaatgtttactttccatccaatctattcataaggtcacacagacctggatgaagataaaaaacaaatatcaaattgatccaaaattgCTGTGACCcgtataaaggtttcaatggtaggcgttcaatcctcaactgctttttacagtgtagtccacttgatttttggatctgtattattttttggctcaagccttactaCGAGCTTACaaagtggacggacggtttagatataactcatGCCTCTTGATGGGACATTGGGACCcccagaacttggtgacgtcaacacaccagacacatcggtggtgtgtggtacaccagccaatttgcttccgagaaatccacaccgtccatccgtttttcatcatcttaggacatgatgccacaaatcaggtgaatccaaaactcaaggccgCCGTACGAGAGGAAAACAGGGAAaagagttttctaccgttgaaatcttcctgcgATCTACcttgacgtttatatgccatccaaaccgtttataaggtcattcggAGTGAAAACACTGAAAACTAAACTTTGTGGCCACACGAATATTTCAAACGGTGGCCACTGAATCCataccacctgagttttggatccaccagGAAAAATGAACGGTAAGAAACAAAAAACGTAACCTCCGGTCTGTGGGGGCCTCATTAGATCCATGTCATGGCCCACCTGTACCTACTGAAACATGAGGAACTGCATATCCTTGGGAGTTGAAATGACCAAATTACCCTTGAACCAGTTTTTGAGAGTGGTAATATCAAATTCTGATTTCCTTAAGAAAACCATACATTTACTAAAACAAACCATTAATGGCAGTTTACTCTGACCAGAGTGCTCGAAATTGATACATGCAAGAACAGAAATTACACCCTCTCCAACTCTGTGATATGTTTCTCAAGTTGGTCTTTTAATTCTTTTCTCCATCCCTGTATCAGTCTCTCATGCTTCTTAATCATCTCAGCTTTTATCTTCAACTCATCTTCCATTGCCACAATCTCCTGAAAACACAATTCAAAGCCCCATCAACAGAGAACATCTTATTGAAGTATATGACAGAAATACCAAAGAATCCAACTTCAGCAATTAAAGGAAGATTTCCCCTTCATCCTATACATCATTAAAGTaacaaattaataataataataaagattacaacatcaACCACCTTTCTAAGCGTTTCTTCCTTGGTGGGTTGATCTTCATGTTGTAGACCAATAAAATATAGCTGAAGCTTCTTCGCCGCTTCCATGAAATCTCTTGCATGCCTTTCAACATCAACTGCaataaaccaaaaagaaagaaaaaagaaaaaagaaaaaccgaTGTTCAAATTTGTATGGTACAAACATCTGATGCATGAGGGAGGTGACTAATCATAATTCCCATCTCACTCGCATacatctttttatttttgaacGGTAATATGATCATTTATTTAACAAAGACGAAATCCCTACTATTTACAACATTGCCCAAAGAGGAGGACAACGTATCACAATCTTGAAAACCTTTTATATTTGCAACCCACTCAATTACATCAAATTTAGCCCTCCCAAACACATTCATGGCCCTCCAACTGTTATTCTGAAAACATCGGTTGTTCCGTTCTCCCCACAAAGCCCATATATGGATGATGAAGAACTTTACAGCCCGGCATGGAACATGTCAGTTATCAGGTACATACACTAATAATAGAAGGCCCCAATCTAGAAGGATAATAAGTCACAATGCCGTTGTCTAAACCAGTGAGTACTTTCAAGTGACACAAGCAAGAGTCAAATTTCCAATTCCTGTGCTTATACGGATGCTTATAAGCCTTGCTAAGCACACGCATGTGCTAtgaagttcatgtacacaccacacatgtgctagcatggcataataggtctgagatccaatccatccatcagaaccaGTATGATcagccctagcccaagaatcaggttgacccaccagtcaggtgggccacagtttgcaaaataaATATATGGCCCTGAAAAACTTGGTTAAAGTTTTCTGACACATCCACCGGTTTCCATTATAGACGCCCACATGCTTATATTGGATAGGTTAGACTaaccaaatggatggattagatctggCACCtatatgccatgctggcacacgtgtggcatgtatgCTTAGCAAATCACTTTATAGGTTACTCCTTTTAATTTAACTTGAGATGGTAAGAAAGGATTGGCACCAAGCATGTTTATGAAGGCTTTATTTGCATTAATTCAATTCAATGGTGAGGAAATGACTGAAGTCAGGCTAGACCCACTCTGTTTATGCTCCCCAGTGAGGGTGATggaagacaattaaccacttgctctaaaagctcaaactgttagagtatggcgaattaatccctttatctcatagcccaggccccacatcgcatgggttaggacatcggccgaacccccttcatgggccccaaatcacatgggccgcccaccccgagtgtgtccccacatcccacgggctaccccactcgagcctggtgtgaaatgcacattaatcacccccggtgaggagtctcgaacacgagacctcctccgtgggctgcacccaccccgagtgtgcccctgcatcccacaagcgacctcactcgagcccggtgtgaaaatgcccctacattaatcacccctagtgaggagtctcgaacacgagacctcctgctttgataccaatttgatgcaggacaattaaccacttgctctaaaagctcgaactgttagagtatggtgaattaatccctttatctcatagcccaggccccacatcgcatgggttaggacctcggccgaacccccttcatgggccccaaatcacatgggccgcccaccccgagtgtgtccccgcatcccacgggctaccccactcgagcctggtgtgaaatgcacattaatcacccccggtgaggagtctcgaacacgagacctccttcgTGGGCCGCACccgccccgagtgtgcccctacatcccacaagcaacctcactcgagcccggtgtgaaaatgcccctgcattagaggGCCTTGCTGCTGCCTCACAATTCCTTTTGTTTCAAGTCCAACCCCAACT
This DNA window, taken from Magnolia sinica isolate HGM2019 chromosome 14, MsV1, whole genome shotgun sequence, encodes the following:
- the LOC131225309 gene encoding mediator of RNA polymerase II transcription subunit 28, with the translated sequence MADRQQLEQSHPLDQQHQQMQTPSKEDMIACVMALEAALLPCLPARELQAIDRSAHPSHQIDVERHARDFMEAAKKLQLYFIGLQHEDQPTKEETLRKEIVAMEDELKIKAEMIKKHERLIQGWRKELKDQLEKHITELERV